Proteins co-encoded in one Corynebacterium tuberculostearicum genomic window:
- the thpR gene encoding RNA 2',3'-cyclic phosphodiesterase — protein MIRVFSALLPSAAAREHLVYTLRPIHAATTNELRWTDPDNWHVTMAFYGDQPNDAAAVREHLAHAVAGRSALDVRLSGAGSFEQRTLWVGVGGQGRGVRELMAECQLADVPFNHHRPHLTVARAGRRTREPWALADFVRALSVYRGPDFRADRVCLMQSHLGEGRSGGPRYEVIEEYPLF, from the coding sequence ATGATTCGCGTCTTTTCTGCGTTGCTGCCCTCGGCCGCTGCGCGTGAGCATTTGGTATATACGCTGCGGCCTATCCATGCGGCAACCACCAATGAGTTGCGCTGGACGGACCCGGATAATTGGCATGTAACCATGGCCTTTTATGGTGATCAGCCCAATGATGCCGCGGCCGTGCGCGAGCACCTCGCCCACGCGGTGGCTGGGCGCTCAGCGTTGGATGTGCGTTTAAGCGGAGCGGGGAGCTTTGAGCAGCGCACGCTGTGGGTAGGCGTCGGCGGGCAGGGGCGCGGTGTGCGGGAGTTGATGGCGGAGTGCCAGCTTGCCGACGTCCCCTTTAACCACCATCGCCCCCACCTCACCGTCGCGCGGGCCGGCCGACGCACCCGCGAGCCGTGGGCGCTGGCGGATTTCGTGCGCGCGTTATCGGTGTATCGGGGACCGGATTTTCGTGCGGACCGGGTTTGCCTCATGCAATCGCACTTGGGCGAGGGCCGCAGCGGCGGGCCGCGCTACGAGGTAATCGAAGAATACCCGTTGTTCTAG
- a CDS encoding response regulator, giving the protein MMADALRVVLVDDEDLVRSGLRLLLSNAPDIEVVAEASNGRDAVATVLDAQPDVVLMDIRMPVMDGIAAVEKILSVHAVPIIMLTAFDTDSFILRALRAGAAGFLLKSTPPESLMAAVRAAAAGQPLLSPQVVDKLVGMQSPALSDAHSHHTRTARNHLGRLSSREREIAELVAQGLNNQEIADRLVVSMATVKSHMQHILKKIGGTSRVHIAIMVLEARG; this is encoded by the coding sequence ATGATGGCCGACGCACTGCGTGTAGTGCTCGTTGACGACGAGGATCTAGTCCGCAGCGGCCTGCGCCTGCTGCTATCCAACGCGCCCGATATCGAGGTCGTGGCCGAGGCGAGCAACGGCCGGGACGCGGTGGCTACCGTGCTCGACGCGCAGCCCGACGTGGTGCTAATGGATATTCGCATGCCGGTCATGGATGGCATCGCGGCCGTGGAAAAGATTCTGTCGGTCCACGCCGTTCCGATAATCATGCTCACGGCCTTTGATACCGATTCCTTTATCCTGCGGGCCCTGCGCGCCGGGGCGGCCGGGTTCTTGCTCAAGTCGACGCCGCCGGAATCGCTCATGGCGGCCGTTCGTGCGGCCGCGGCGGGGCAGCCGTTGTTGAGCCCGCAGGTCGTCGACAAGCTGGTAGGCATGCAAAGCCCCGCGCTTTCCGACGCCCATTCGCACCACACCCGCACCGCCCGCAACCACCTAGGTAGGCTTAGCTCCCGCGAGCGGGAAATCGCCGAGCTGGTGGCCCAGGGCTTGAATAATCAGGAGATTGCCGACCGGCTGGTGGTGTCCATGGCGACGGTGAAATCGCATATGCAGCATATTTTGAAAAAGATCGGCGGCACGAGCCGCGTGCACATCGCAATTATGGTCTTAGAGGCGCGCGGCTGA
- a CDS encoding ATP-binding cassette domain-containing protein, giving the protein MSLLNVDNLAVTTAAPTTALLGPVNFKLAAGEKLGIIGESGSGKSLTALSIMGLLPDGVRASGSVTVDGHEVVGARDAHIRTLRGKTMAMVFQEPMSALDPLMRVGKQLAHAGVRDSAAALEEVELAAEIASRFPHQLSGGQRQRVLVAMAMAGCPDLLICDEPTTALDATTQEGVLRVIERVTKAHGTALIFITHDLGVIRRMCPTVLVMHQGAVVESGPTEQVLARPDHAYTRRLIAASRPPKLALAPAAEGEALVSLRGVSKAHGAHAALDGIDLRVHHGERLGIVGGSGSGKTSLLKLIAGLEHPTRGEIDVLGRVQMVFQDPQGSLNPRLKVWKSIAEAIPGNPSKAEKRSRAAAALEEVGLPGDSLDRFPHEFSGGQRQRISIARALCGEPDILLADEAVSALDMSVRAQVLELLAGVIDKRGLTLLFVTHDLAVVRHLCDSVAVLDRGRLLEHGPTEQVWSSPSSDYTRRLIAAAEM; this is encoded by the coding sequence ATGAGCCTGCTCAACGTAGATAACTTGGCGGTCACCACCGCCGCGCCGACCACTGCCTTGCTGGGGCCCGTTAACTTCAAGCTAGCCGCGGGCGAGAAACTCGGCATCATTGGTGAATCCGGATCCGGCAAATCCCTTACGGCCTTATCCATCATGGGGCTCTTGCCCGATGGGGTGCGCGCGAGCGGATCGGTAACCGTAGACGGCCACGAGGTGGTGGGTGCACGCGATGCCCACATCCGCACGCTGCGCGGGAAGACCATGGCCATGGTCTTCCAAGAACCGATGAGCGCGCTGGATCCCCTGATGCGCGTGGGCAAGCAGCTGGCCCACGCCGGCGTACGCGATTCCGCTGCCGCACTCGAAGAGGTGGAACTGGCCGCCGAAATCGCCTCCCGCTTTCCGCATCAGCTCTCCGGCGGCCAGCGCCAACGCGTACTCGTCGCCATGGCCATGGCCGGCTGCCCCGACCTGCTCATCTGCGATGAACCGACCACCGCGTTGGATGCCACTACGCAAGAGGGCGTGCTGCGCGTTATCGAGCGAGTGACAAAGGCGCATGGCACCGCGCTGATCTTTATTACCCATGACCTGGGTGTTATCCGCCGCATGTGTCCGACCGTGTTGGTCATGCACCAGGGTGCGGTGGTGGAATCCGGCCCCACCGAGCAGGTGCTTGCCCGGCCGGATCATGCCTATACCCGCAGGCTCATCGCAGCTTCCCGGCCGCCGAAGCTTGCCCTTGCCCCCGCCGCGGAAGGCGAAGCGCTAGTCTCCCTCCGCGGGGTCAGCAAGGCCCACGGCGCACATGCCGCACTCGATGGCATCGATCTGCGCGTGCACCACGGCGAGCGTCTGGGCATCGTGGGCGGGTCCGGCTCGGGCAAGACTAGCCTGCTTAAACTCATCGCCGGGCTCGAGCACCCCACCCGCGGCGAAATCGACGTCCTCGGCCGCGTGCAGATGGTATTCCAAGATCCACAGGGCTCGCTCAACCCGCGGCTTAAAGTGTGGAAATCCATCGCGGAGGCCATTCCGGGAAACCCCAGCAAGGCTGAAAAGCGCTCCCGTGCCGCCGCCGCGCTCGAAGAGGTCGGCCTGCCGGGCGATAGCCTCGATCGCTTCCCGCACGAGTTTTCCGGCGGCCAGCGCCAGCGAATTTCTATTGCCCGCGCATTGTGCGGCGAGCCGGATATCCTATTAGCCGATGAAGCCGTCTCGGCCCTCGATATGTCCGTGCGCGCGCAGGTATTGGAGCTACTGGCGGGGGTCATCGACAAGCGCGGGCTCACTTTGCTCTTCGTCACCCACGACCTTGCGGTGGTGCGCCACCTTTGCGATAGCGTCGCCGTCCTCGACCGCGGCCGGCTCTTGGAGCACGGCCCCACCGAGCAGGTCTGGTCTTCACCCAGTTCGGACTACACACGCCGGCTTATCGCTGCCGCCGAAATGTGA
- a CDS encoding response regulator, producing MSEIRVVLVDDEPLLRHGLRMIMEGAPGISVIGEAGNGKEGVELILAEEPDVVLMDIRMPVMDGIEATAQLHSLAGARDIPVVMLTAFDTDEFILHALRAGAVGFLLKTTAPEALVASVRAAAQGQQQLSPKVLENLVGLAATPPQPEQEMIQPSGLAELSERENEIAQLVAQGLSNAEIAEQLFISLTTVKTHMKHILAKIDGTNRVHIAIAVLGG from the coding sequence GTGAGTGAGATTCGGGTAGTGCTCGTCGACGATGAGCCGCTGCTGCGCCACGGCCTGCGCATGATCATGGAAGGCGCGCCGGGCATTAGCGTCATTGGCGAGGCCGGCAACGGCAAGGAGGGAGTGGAGCTCATCCTGGCCGAGGAGCCGGATGTGGTGCTGATGGATATTCGCATGCCGGTCATGGACGGCATTGAGGCGACAGCGCAGCTGCACTCGCTCGCCGGCGCGCGTGATATCCCGGTGGTGATGCTCACTGCCTTTGATACCGACGAATTTATCCTGCACGCCCTGCGCGCTGGGGCGGTGGGCTTCTTGTTGAAGACGACGGCGCCGGAGGCGCTGGTGGCGTCGGTAAGAGCGGCGGCTCAAGGCCAGCAACAGCTTAGCCCGAAGGTGTTAGAAAACCTGGTGGGGCTAGCGGCCACGCCGCCGCAGCCGGAACAAGAGATGATTCAGCCCAGCGGGCTGGCCGAGCTGAGCGAGCGCGAAAATGAAATTGCCCAGTTGGTGGCCCAAGGCCTAAGCAACGCCGAGATTGCCGAGCAACTATTCATCTCCCTGACCACGGTCAAGACGCACATGAAGCACATCCTGGCCAAGATTGATGGCACCAACCGGGTGCATATAGCGATTGCGGTGCTCGGCGGCTAG
- a CDS encoding FUSC family protein translates to MAAQPDYPIPQRPSTAQLLTAFNSASVRWPGALRAGLAILIPGAIALLTGHDYAILLISTGAFTVIFGEGHPYRTRPRVMLTAGTALITVAAVGVLVGHLIFAPGHGHWWLLLAGLYSTVLAAVCGFAQNGLRLPPPGTFFLVMVGGGSVMLARTDVTVGQLLFWALTGMVASLVLGMAPALIDAHGPERRAVAALEKAAAAFKDDRDDSLARHHQAQTALFAAWQALSDAHIIRGGRVIDPQGAHLVERTLAAQHTIVAHNRALDLGADSDQLTDNVTDVDPNRTAIPHTRPTGRYRLYRAAVRDSHAMVTTQKVVLSAAITVLVGLSLGFDRPDWGVVSAFLMLQWGPDHVPGTVRGIHRMLGSVVGVLLFSILHYFGINGWTLLLALAACQFCAEIFVAKNYAICVIFSTPLALLMGNSATRPLWPTIQARCGEIVLSILIATAVLWLWQRHAPVRNQARLQVRAMESTATLLGLLFVNTPDSVLSARRDLQYELLSERRAIQSLAADSPEAVRQFWARHIALQHAGYFLLDFCTTHPDHTATRAELDALVREIRAARAA, encoded by the coding sequence GTGGCCGCCCAGCCTGACTATCCCATTCCGCAGCGCCCCAGCACCGCCCAATTGCTTACAGCGTTTAATAGCGCCTCGGTGCGCTGGCCTGGTGCCCTGCGCGCGGGATTGGCGATTCTCATTCCTGGCGCCATCGCTCTGCTCACCGGCCACGACTACGCCATCCTGCTTATTTCCACCGGCGCGTTTACCGTCATCTTTGGCGAGGGCCATCCTTATCGCACCCGCCCACGCGTCATGCTCACCGCCGGCACCGCGCTAATTACAGTGGCCGCCGTAGGTGTGTTGGTAGGCCACCTCATCTTTGCACCGGGTCACGGCCATTGGTGGCTGCTGCTGGCAGGCCTCTACTCCACGGTATTGGCCGCCGTGTGTGGCTTTGCACAAAATGGCCTGCGCCTGCCGCCACCGGGCACCTTCTTCCTGGTCATGGTCGGCGGCGGTTCGGTGATGCTTGCGCGCACCGATGTCACCGTGGGCCAGCTGCTCTTTTGGGCGCTGACCGGCATGGTAGCCAGCCTCGTGCTCGGCATGGCGCCGGCCCTTATTGACGCCCACGGCCCCGAACGCCGCGCGGTTGCCGCGCTCGAAAAGGCCGCGGCCGCCTTTAAGGATGACCGCGACGATTCCTTGGCCCGCCACCACCAAGCGCAAACCGCACTTTTTGCTGCTTGGCAGGCGCTTTCCGACGCCCACATTATCCGCGGCGGCCGCGTCATCGACCCCCAAGGCGCGCACTTAGTAGAGCGCACCCTCGCAGCCCAGCACACCATCGTGGCACATAACCGCGCCCTTGATTTGGGTGCTGATTCGGACCAGCTCACCGATAATGTCACCGACGTCGATCCGAACCGCACCGCCATTCCCCACACCCGCCCCACCGGCCGCTACCGCCTCTACCGCGCCGCGGTACGGGATTCACACGCCATGGTCACCACCCAAAAGGTGGTCCTTTCGGCGGCCATTACCGTGCTCGTGGGCCTCTCTCTTGGCTTCGACCGGCCGGACTGGGGCGTGGTCTCTGCCTTCCTCATGCTGCAATGGGGCCCCGACCACGTACCAGGCACCGTCCGCGGCATCCACCGCATGCTCGGATCCGTTGTCGGCGTGCTGCTATTTTCCATCCTCCACTACTTCGGAATTAATGGCTGGACGTTGCTGCTAGCGCTGGCCGCCTGCCAATTCTGCGCGGAGATCTTCGTGGCCAAAAACTACGCCATCTGTGTTATCTTCTCCACACCCCTAGCCCTGCTCATGGGCAATTCCGCCACCCGCCCCTTGTGGCCAACCATCCAAGCCCGCTGCGGCGAAATTGTGCTGTCCATCCTCATCGCCACCGCCGTGCTGTGGCTATGGCAGCGCCACGCCCCCGTGCGCAACCAGGCCCGCCTGCAGGTCCGCGCGATGGAATCGACCGCCACCCTGCTCGGCCTACTTTTTGTCAATACCCCGGATTCCGTGTTGTCCGCACGCCGCGACCTGCAATACGAGCTGCTTTCCGAGCGCCGCGCCATCCAATCCCTCGCCGCCGATAGCCCCGAAGCCGTGCGCCAATTCTGGGCTCGCCACATCGCCCTGCAGCACGCCGGATACTTCCTGCTGGACTTTTGCACCACTCACCCGGACCACACCGCCACCCGCGCGGAGCTCGATGCCCTCGTGCGGGAAATCCGTGCCGCCCGCGCCGCCTAG
- a CDS encoding sensor histidine kinase: MKLFRKSDAMLKRPLWQKILIAVIVVVGDTLVSLMRLADTDASVNRMLVTAAVMVGTWMLLPFALRHAARERDPRSAQPGPLSALVAATIISATVSIAESRPSVYIAAFSAASRRSRLWMATVCAAMVASELGDFDLSRSEGLDVPGKLGFFLAYVLPAIVVLVVGLVRSNQKERMIALQAQAELTHEEMATRENFARQEERDRIARDMHDTLSHRLSMIAVYAGGLAYRKDLDPEETRQSARTIRDEAEAAVGDLREALHSLRSEGRIDPREGVESLVERSRQAGMEVEVRYQAGAGPQSLEELSTMAGHALNRAVQEGLTNARKHAPGQPVTITIATLADALSITMSNPTAQTGEKTGVHSGGYGIVGMRERASVVGGSLQVQDEEGRFSWTLRLPRKEEK, translated from the coding sequence ATGAAGTTGTTCCGAAAATCCGACGCGATGCTTAAGCGCCCGCTGTGGCAGAAAATTCTCATCGCAGTAATTGTTGTCGTCGGCGACACGCTGGTCTCGTTGATGCGACTAGCGGATACTGATGCCTCAGTAAATCGCATGCTTGTTACAGCCGCGGTGATGGTCGGCACCTGGATGCTTCTGCCTTTTGCCTTGCGCCATGCCGCCCGGGAGCGTGACCCGCGCAGCGCGCAGCCCGGACCGCTCAGCGCGTTGGTAGCCGCAACCATTATTTCGGCGACGGTGTCGATTGCTGAGTCCCGCCCCTCGGTATATATAGCGGCATTTTCTGCGGCCTCGCGCCGCAGCCGGTTGTGGATGGCGACGGTATGTGCGGCCATGGTGGCCTCGGAGTTGGGCGACTTTGATCTATCGCGAAGCGAGGGGCTCGACGTTCCCGGAAAGCTGGGGTTTTTCTTGGCCTATGTCCTCCCAGCAATCGTGGTTTTAGTCGTCGGGCTGGTTCGCTCGAACCAGAAGGAGCGCATGATTGCGCTGCAGGCGCAGGCGGAGCTCACGCATGAGGAAATGGCCACGCGGGAGAACTTTGCGCGGCAGGAAGAACGCGACCGGATTGCGCGGGATATGCACGATACGCTCTCGCATCGGCTGAGCATGATTGCGGTCTATGCCGGCGGGTTGGCTTACCGCAAGGATCTGGATCCGGAAGAGACGCGGCAATCCGCGCGCACGATTCGCGATGAAGCCGAGGCCGCTGTGGGGGATCTGCGCGAGGCGTTGCACTCGCTGCGCAGCGAGGGGCGCATCGATCCGCGCGAGGGCGTGGAATCGCTGGTGGAGCGTTCCCGCCAGGCGGGCATGGAGGTGGAAGTGCGCTACCAGGCGGGCGCGGGGCCGCAATCGCTGGAGGAGCTGAGCACCATGGCCGGCCACGCGCTCAACCGCGCGGTCCAGGAGGGCCTGACCAACGCCCGCAAGCATGCACCGGGGCAGCCGGTCACCATCACCATTGCCACGCTTGCCGACGCCCTGTCTATCACCATGTCTAATCCCACCGCCCAGACTGGGGAAAAGACAGGCGTGCACAGTGGTGGGTACGGGATCGTCGGCATGCGCGAGCGCGCTAGTGTTGTTGGCGGATCGCTGCAGGTACAGGACGAGGAAGGACGCTTCTCGTGGACGCTGCGCCTGCCAAGGAAGGAAGAAAAGTGA
- a CDS encoding sensor histidine kinase yields the protein MVRTKWSTAGIVAACAVANWLIGVALMSFDIEEYSPSFEEYGPYICTGFAVGVLTIIALPFALEHQPRELSDVDYAGSTRSFIAGCIVLLGSSSYFGAASGVVAFISMVSRRSTSRSVAAVACFVVAFAVETSFNPYMAWDDIGWVGAIFVVVVMVAGLLVGQKRGNLREKRWRVEQQARMNREEMRAKVERARQEERENIARDMHDTLSHRLSLVAIHAGALSYPREGVPDEFTDAARTIRTEAQNAVEDLRTVLSALREDLSEDPRTTLEELVAAAREAGAEVTVTYADGASPDVFTGLSTMAQHAVHRAVQEGLTNARKHAAGQPVSITVREVAGEVGIEMRNPLSAAKAGDRAGASAGGYGLVGLRERVELSGGRMNVHVGEEGEEFSWSILLPLAHKEATQ from the coding sequence ATGGTCAGAACGAAGTGGAGCACGGCGGGAATTGTTGCCGCTTGTGCAGTGGCGAATTGGCTCATCGGCGTGGCGTTGATGAGCTTCGATATTGAGGAATACTCGCCGTCGTTTGAGGAGTACGGGCCCTATATCTGCACCGGCTTTGCGGTGGGCGTGTTGACGATTATTGCCCTGCCCTTTGCCTTAGAGCACCAGCCGCGCGAGCTTTCCGACGTCGACTATGCCGGCTCCACCCGCAGCTTCATCGCTGGCTGCATCGTGCTGCTGGGCTCTAGCTCCTATTTTGGCGCGGCTAGTGGCGTCGTGGCTTTTATTTCCATGGTCTCGCGCCGCTCGACCTCGCGCTCGGTGGCCGCAGTGGCGTGCTTCGTGGTGGCGTTTGCGGTTGAAACTAGCTTTAACCCCTATATGGCCTGGGACGATATCGGATGGGTTGGTGCCATCTTCGTTGTTGTTGTGATGGTCGCGGGGTTATTGGTAGGCCAAAAGCGTGGCAATCTGCGCGAAAAGCGGTGGCGCGTGGAGCAGCAAGCCCGGATGAATCGCGAAGAGATGCGTGCCAAGGTAGAACGTGCGCGGCAAGAGGAGCGCGAGAATATCGCGCGGGACATGCACGATACGCTCTCGCATCGGTTGAGCCTTGTGGCCATTCATGCGGGTGCGCTGAGCTATCCGCGCGAGGGCGTGCCCGACGAGTTCACAGACGCAGCGCGCACCATCCGCACGGAAGCCCAGAACGCGGTAGAAGATTTGCGCACCGTCTTAAGCGCCTTGCGCGAAGACCTTTCCGAGGATCCGCGCACCACCTTAGAAGAGCTAGTCGCGGCCGCGCGTGAGGCCGGAGCCGAGGTGACCGTGACCTACGCGGACGGTGCCAGCCCGGATGTTTTTACTGGGCTATCCACGATGGCGCAGCACGCCGTGCACCGCGCAGTACAGGAAGGCCTGACCAATGCGCGCAAGCACGCCGCTGGCCAGCCGGTGAGCATTACGGTGCGCGAGGTGGCCGGTGAGGTGGGCATCGAGATGCGCAACCCGCTCTCGGCGGCTAAGGCCGGGGATCGCGCAGGTGCCAGCGCCGGCGGCTACGGGCTGGTGGGACTGCGCGAGCGTGTGGAGCTATCCGGCGGGCGCATGAATGTCCACGTCGGCGAAGAAGGTGAGGAATTTAGCTGGAGCATCCTGCTACCACTGGCGCACAAGGAGGCCACACAATGA
- a CDS encoding M20 metallopeptidase family protein, which yields MTDPTKRIRPTTPGRLAAPRQAQQLPPLPVTRARIGERMATEVFQEMGEEMLEELQNFRRDLHRNPEIGLDLPRTQKKVLEALEGLPLEVHVGQDLSSVVAVLRGGQRGERPVSVLLRADMDALEVREQTGSPFASTNGYMHACGHDLHTAGLVGAARILCEHREELHGDVTFMFQPGEEGPGGALPMIEEGVLDAAGRRPIAAYGLHVGPQDRGTFHYVPGPMMASSSNLTITVLGKGGHGSRPHDAIDPVAALAEIQMSLQTALTRRFDALEPIVITVTNLWAGDGAYNAIPERAALGATVRVLRDEKIDAVRQMITEVSSSVAASHRCTAQVDFEVLYPTTKTNPRENQFAATLWSQMFGTENVQPFDAPMMASEDFGYVLAQVPGTFMWMGTANPDKPENEREWNHSPMMRFDDSVLGMQSAALAAVAFERLATENEHPSAQTKAMRDAAGVQR from the coding sequence ATGACTGACCCGACCAAGCGGATTCGCCCCACCACCCCCGGACGTCTGGCCGCGCCGCGCCAGGCTCAGCAGCTGCCGCCCCTGCCGGTGACTCGTGCGCGCATTGGCGAGCGGATGGCCACCGAGGTCTTCCAGGAAATGGGCGAGGAGATGCTCGAGGAGCTGCAGAACTTCCGCCGCGACCTGCACCGCAACCCAGAAATCGGCCTCGACCTGCCGCGCACGCAGAAGAAGGTCCTAGAAGCGCTGGAGGGCCTGCCGCTGGAAGTCCACGTGGGCCAGGACTTGAGCTCGGTGGTGGCCGTGCTGCGCGGCGGTCAGCGCGGCGAGCGGCCGGTGTCGGTGCTTTTGCGCGCGGACATGGATGCCCTCGAGGTACGCGAGCAGACCGGCAGCCCGTTTGCGTCGACGAATGGCTACATGCACGCCTGCGGCCATGACCTGCATACCGCCGGACTGGTGGGCGCGGCGCGGATTCTCTGCGAGCACCGCGAGGAGCTGCACGGCGACGTCACCTTTATGTTCCAGCCCGGCGAGGAAGGCCCGGGTGGCGCGCTGCCCATGATTGAAGAGGGCGTGCTCGACGCCGCTGGCCGACGCCCCATTGCCGCCTACGGCCTCCACGTTGGCCCGCAGGACCGCGGTACCTTCCACTACGTTCCAGGCCCGATGATGGCTAGCTCGTCCAACCTGACCATTACGGTGCTGGGCAAAGGCGGGCATGGCTCCCGCCCGCACGATGCCATCGACCCGGTGGCGGCGCTGGCGGAGATTCAGATGTCTTTGCAGACCGCGCTGACCCGCCGCTTCGATGCGCTCGAGCCCATCGTGATTACCGTGACCAACCTGTGGGCGGGAGACGGCGCGTATAATGCCATCCCGGAGCGCGCGGCCTTGGGCGCTACGGTGCGCGTGCTGCGCGATGAGAAGATCGACGCCGTGCGGCAGATGATTACGGAGGTCTCCAGCTCCGTCGCTGCTTCGCACCGGTGCACCGCACAGGTGGATTTCGAGGTTTTGTACCCGACCACCAAGACGAATCCACGGGAAAATCAGTTCGCCGCCACCTTGTGGAGCCAGATGTTTGGCACTGAAAACGTCCAGCCGTTCGATGCCCCGATGATGGCCTCCGAGGACTTCGGCTACGTCCTCGCGCAGGTGCCGGGCACGTTTATGTGGATGGGCACGGCCAATCCGGACAAGCCCGAAAACGAGCGCGAGTGGAACCACTCGCCGATGATGCGTTTCGATGACTCGGTGTTGGGAATGCAGTCCGCGGCGCTGGCGGCAGTGGCGTTTGAGCGCCTGGCCACCGAAAATGAGCATCCATCCGCGCAGACGAAGGCCATGCGCGATGCGGCCGGGGTGCAAAGATAA
- a CDS encoding YeeE/YedE thiosulfate transporter family protein has product MIITGLLTGIVFGAVLQRGRFCVTGMLRDIFLNKSWRGFTALLILISVHAFGLELLTGTGVLSPEISDFKPVAVIVGGFIFGLGIILSGGCASGTWYRSAEGLVGSWIALLFYGLSATAMKSGPLSDANDWFKQWSLPVTTIHGALHISPWILVAVLWVVTFLLWRHYRAKDAGRPKVDLGQSWYAKPLNMNIAAVLVGIIGTVGFVLSANAGRNGGLGITTPTADIVRWSATGDSARMNWGTLLVIGLLVGAFIAAKTAGEFRVRVPDAQTATRAIWGGIMMGVGASLAGGCTVGNGMVETSLFSFQGWVALFFMALGVGAGARLWLKPKSEPQQPQTYSTEESVDNSVVSAEDKVLPSFATATGAVALKTKPQAKEKARALGDGRYALDTLGAVCPFPLIEAKQVMAELEPGEALVIDFDCTQATESIPQWAADEGHEIRDFHRSGDAGWQVTVVKGG; this is encoded by the coding sequence GTGATTATTACCGGACTTCTCACCGGCATCGTCTTCGGCGCCGTGCTGCAGCGCGGGCGCTTCTGCGTAACCGGTATGCTGCGCGATATTTTCCTCAATAAGTCGTGGCGCGGCTTTACCGCCCTGCTCATTTTGATTTCGGTGCATGCCTTTGGCCTGGAGCTGTTGACTGGCACGGGCGTGCTTTCGCCGGAGATTAGCGATTTCAAGCCGGTAGCCGTCATCGTGGGCGGCTTCATCTTTGGCCTCGGCATCATCTTGTCCGGCGGTTGCGCGTCCGGCACGTGGTACCGCTCGGCCGAGGGCCTGGTCGGCTCGTGGATTGCGCTGCTGTTTTATGGGCTTTCGGCCACGGCCATGAAGTCCGGCCCGCTGTCCGATGCCAATGACTGGTTCAAGCAGTGGAGCCTCCCGGTCACCACCATCCACGGCGCGCTGCACATCTCACCGTGGATCCTGGTGGCGGTCCTGTGGGTCGTGACCTTCCTGCTGTGGCGCCACTATCGCGCCAAAGACGCCGGCCGACCCAAGGTGGACCTGGGTCAGTCGTGGTACGCCAAGCCGCTGAACATGAACATCGCGGCCGTGCTCGTTGGCATCATTGGCACGGTAGGTTTTGTGCTTTCGGCCAACGCTGGCCGCAATGGCGGCCTCGGCATCACCACGCCGACGGCGGATATCGTGCGCTGGAGCGCCACCGGTGATTCCGCCCGCATGAACTGGGGCACCCTGTTGGTCATCGGCCTATTGGTGGGCGCGTTTATCGCTGCAAAGACCGCAGGTGAGTTCCGCGTGCGCGTTCCAGATGCGCAGACCGCGACCCGCGCTATTTGGGGCGGCATCATGATGGGCGTGGGTGCGTCGCTGGCCGGCGGCTGCACCGTGGGCAATGGCATGGTGGAGACCTCCCTGTTTAGCTTCCAGGGCTGGGTAGCGCTGTTCTTTATGGCCCTGGGCGTAGGTGCGGGCGCGCGCCTGTGGCTGAAACCCAAGAGTGAGCCGCAGCAGCCGCAGACCTACTCCACCGAGGAATCCGTGGATAACTCGGTGGTCTCCGCCGAGGATAAGGTGCTGCCGAGCTTTGCCACTGCCACCGGGGCGGTAGCGCTCAAGACCAAGCCGCAGGCCAAGGAGAAGGCTCGCGCGTTGGGTGACGGGCGCTATGCGCTCGATACCCTCGGCGCGGTGTGCCCGTTCCCGCTGATTGAGGCCAAGCAAGTCATGGCGGAGCTGGAGCCGGGCGAGGCGCTAGTCATTGACTTTGATTGCACCCAGGCCACCGAGTCCATCCCGCAGTGGGCGGCCGATGAGGGCCATGAGATTCGTGATTTCCATCGCTCGGGCGATGCTGGTTGGCAGGTCACGGTGGTCAAGGGCGGATAA